Below is a window of Acidobacteriota bacterium DNA.
TCGGCGAGCTGTTGGACATTGCGGTGACATTATCCCGCCTGGGTGCGAATCATATTAAATGCACGGTTGCGATTGCAACAGTTATGTAACCTTTTAGTGTAATTGACTGGCAAATGGAGGTATTGTATAAATCGCGGTTCAGGCTGGTAAAAGCGTAATCATGGAGGAACGGATGATGTCGAAGAAAGCTCTGATGGTCCTTGCCGCACTGATTCTGATGTACGGGCTCGTCGCCTGCGGGAAGAAGGATGCCGAGCCGCAGGAAGAGGCGGCCGTGGAGCCGGCGGCGCCTGAAGTCGTGCCCGGGGAGATGGTCCTCATCCCGGAAGGGGAGTTCATCCTGGGGACGAACGACAAGGAATCGATCGCCTATCCCGAGCAGAAGGTCAACCTTCCCGCGTTCTGGATCGACAAGTACGAAGTCACCAACATGGAGTTCCTGGAGTTCTCCATCAAGAACAGCTACGCCGGTGAAGGGGCCAAGGAGGGGCGCGACTGGAGGCTTTTCTTCACGCCCGAAAAGGGGATGTTCCCCGTGGTCTATATCACCTGGAACGACGCGGACGCCTACTGCAAGGCGCAGGGGAAGAGGCTGCCGACCGAGGAGGAGTGGGAAAAGGCCGCCCGGGGCACCGAGGGGTTCATCTACCCCTGGGGGAACGAGTGGCAGGACGGCATGAGCAACACCTACGAATCGGGGCCGGCCAAGCCCGAGGCCATCGGGCAGTACAACGACGTGAGCCCCTTCGGGGTGCGTGACATGCTGGGGAACGTCCAGGAATGGACTTCCTCGTGGTATACCACCTACAAGGGAAACCCGAAGAGGGATCCGAAATCGGGCAAGACCCTGCGCGTGGTCCGCGGCCTCGCCTCCCGTTACCGCGGGAAGATGGGGCACCTGTACGACCGGGCGGCTCAGCCGCCGAGCGCGCTCTATGATTTCGGCTGCCGTTGCGCCAAGGACGCCACCCCCGAGGATGTCGCCCAGGCCGCCCAGGCCCGATAGGCCCGATAACGAAGACAGGCTCGTTCAGGCGCCGGCGCTCTCCCGGCGCCTGGACGGGCTGCCGCGTTACAACGCCCGCAGGATGAAGCACTTCAGGTAATAGGTTTCAGGCATCCCCGCCAGACTGGGGTGGTCGGCCGCCTGTCCCCGTTTTTCGACCAGCTGCAGGGGGCGTCGGCAATCGCGCGCCGCCTCCGAGATCAGGTCGAAGAAATCGGCTTCGGACATGTGGTAGG
It encodes the following:
- a CDS encoding formylglycine-generating enzyme family protein, giving the protein MMSKKALMVLAALILMYGLVACGKKDAEPQEEAAVEPAAPEVVPGEMVLIPEGEFILGTNDKESIAYPEQKVNLPAFWIDKYEVTNMEFLEFSIKNSYAGEGAKEGRDWRLFFTPEKGMFPVVYITWNDADAYCKAQGKRLPTEEEWEKAARGTEGFIYPWGNEWQDGMSNTYESGPAKPEAIGQYNDVSPFGVRDMLGNVQEWTSSWYTTYKGNPKRDPKSGKTLRVVRGLASRYRGKMGHLYDRAAQPPSALYDFGCRCAKDATPEDVAQAAQAR